In Gemmatimonadota bacterium, the sequence GCACGAACAGCGTCCGGCTGGTCTCCTCTCCGACCAGGGCGCCCAGTTCCTCTTGCAGCAACTTGACCCGCTCCACCAGGGTGCCGGCGTCCGCCACCGCCACCGAGAACTCCTCGGCGGACTCCCGCAGGTCCTGCACGTCCTCGCCTCCGATCCAGCCGGGCGGCCGGCTCAGCAGGCGGAACAGCGAGGCCGGCTCGGGCGCCAGCAGGCGCTGCAGCCGCACCAGGGTGCGGCGGAGCGTCCCGAGCTCCCGCCGGCTGGTGGCCACCCGGTCGGCCAGCAGCTTGTCCTCGATCGCGTCCACCTTGACCGTGGTGGCGCGGACGATGTCGGCGAGCACGTTGGCCTGGTGGTGCAGCAGCTGGGCCAGCATCTCCGCGGGAGACCGGAACGGCGCCCCACCCCGCACCGCGTTCCGGAGCAGGTCCACCGAACGCACGGGGCGGAGCCGCGCGGTCACCAGCAGCCGCGGCTCCAGGCAGAGGTGGACCGTCGAGACGCTTTCGGGGTCGAAGGTGAAGTCGAACAGCACGTCGTGGATCACCGCGACCAGCGCGTCCCCGTCCTGCTCCAGGCGAGTGGAACTGGTCGGCGCCGTGATGGCCTGGTAGAACGCCTCCGGCAGCGACAGGTGCCGCCGCATCCAGCGTTCCGAGGCGGCATTGGAGAGGGAGAAGTGAAGCCAGAAGAAGCGTTCCGGGGGTCCGGTGGCCGGATCGAGGAGCGCCGCAAGCTGCTCGGCGTCCACCATGGCCGCGCCCTGGCCCGCGCCGAACTGGTAGGCGCATACCAGACCGTGCTTGTCGGAACCGTAGCTGGTTTCGGGAACGTCCACGCGCGCCCCTGGTGGAGCACCGGCAGCGGAAGTGGGCAGGCGTGCGCCGGAGGGCCGTCCTGCAGCCACCCGGCGCGGCAAGGGACCCGACGGACGACAGGGGCCTGGCGGGCCCCTGAGGATCAGGCCGAGTGCAGCAGCGCGAGCGAGCGCCGGTGCGCCGGGCCGCGCTGGACGTGCCGGTCTTCCCGGCGGGTCCGCAGGCCGACCCAGCTTCCCGTGCGCGGTCCGCTGCCGCGGAACTCGAAGTGCGCGGGGTGCAGCACCCGCTCCGTGAAGCGGACCGCGGCGCCGTCATGGACGATGCGCGCGGCCGTCAGCTGGCCGGCCAGCGCGGCGGCGGTGTACCACCGCCCGGGCGTGACCATTGGGTAGGCAGTCG encodes:
- a CDS encoding transporter yields the protein MDVPETSYGSDKHGLVCAYQFGAGQGAAMVDAEQLAALLDPATGPPERFFWLHFSLSNAASERWMRRHLSLPEAFYQAITAPTSSTRLEQDGDALVAVIHDVLFDFTFDPESVSTVHLCLEPRLLVTARLRPVRSVDLLRNAVRGGAPFRSPAEMLAQLLHHQANVLADIVRATTVKVDAIEDKLLADRVATSRRELGTLRRTLVRLQRLLAPEPASLFRLLSRPPGWIGGEDVQDLRESAEEFSVAVADAGTLVERVKLLQEELGALVGEETSRTLFVLTVVTVLALPINLVAGLFGMNVGGIPFAAHGSGFARVVAALALFTVVAAWFALGRRRE